In Spinacia oleracea cultivar Varoflay chromosome 5, BTI_SOV_V1, whole genome shotgun sequence, a single window of DNA contains:
- the LOC110783633 gene encoding uncharacterized protein, with product MPPNMPPIIPPSTHIKPSSRASQNNQQQNNNEKPKENSTKSKSLRVKSYPDWPVDIDFDDKEEVLTIDAKRNVKLVSGSIQTIDVWSNNGVKYYVEFNDLYQPLRKGGQMLVRFVGSIAKVEEYCPLGEREWPDIDADVKAKMIEQIRDRFVIPDHPEYNKQILKRANKSWRKYKHSLKGTYYKPNEKTVAQMCDAVPRHGISSAQWRKLVKYWDSDEGQKLSEYGKAARAAQNQFHRSGCNSYANQQADYEDEHGKE from the exons ATGCCACCCAATATGCCACCTATTATCCCACCTTCTACTCATATTAAACCATCCTCAAGAGCTTCtcagaacaatcaacaacaaaacaATAATGAAAAACCAAAAGAGAACTCAACAAAATCGAAGTCCCTAAGGGTGAAGTCATATCCGGATTGGCCTGTAGATATAGATTTTGATGACAAGGAGGAGGTTTTGACCATTG ATGCGAAGCGTAATGTTAAACTGGTGAGTGGTTCTATTCAAACAATCGACGTCTGGAGTAACAACGGCGTTAAATACTATGTTGAATTCAATGACCTTTACCAACCGCTTAGGAAAGGTGGCCAAATGTTGGTCAGATTCGTTGGTAGTATTGCAAAGGTAGAGGAATACTGTCCACTTGGAGAACGGGAGTGGCCTGATATCGATGCAGATGTAAAAGCTAAGATGATAGAACAAATAAGA GATCGCTTTGTTATTCCTGATCATCCGGAATATAACAAACAAATCCTAAAGCGTGCCAATAAAAGTTGGAGGAAATATAAACACTCTCTTAAGGGGACTTACTACAAACCAAATGAGAAAACAGTCGCTCAGATGTGCGATGCTGTGCCACGACATGGAATTAGCAGTGCTCAATGGAGAAAGTTGGTTAAGTATTGGGATTCGGATGAAGGGCAA AAACTTTCAGAATATGGAAAGGCTGCACGGGCCgctcaaaatcaatttcataGATCTGGTTGTAACAGCTATGCGAATCAACAAGCTGATTAT GAAGACGAGCATGGAAAAGAATGA